In the Mycolicibacterium thermoresistibile genome, one interval contains:
- a CDS encoding acyl-CoA dehydrogenase: protein MAAWSGNPSFELFQLPEEHIALREAIRALAEKEIAPYAAEVDEKARFPEEALAALNSSGFSAIHVPEEYGGQGADSVATCIVIEEVARVDCSASLIPAVNKLGTMGLILRGSEELKKQVLPAVASGEAMASYALSEREAGSDAASMRTRAVADGDDWILNGSKCWITNGGKSTWYTVMAVTDPDKGANGISAFMVHKDDEGFTVGPKERKLGIKGSPTTELYFENCRIPGDRIIGEPGTGFKTALATLDHTRPTIGAQAVGIAQGALDAAIAYTKERKQFGRPVSDNQGVQFMLADMAMKIEAARLMVYSAAARAERGEGDLGFISAASKCFASDVAMEVTTDAVQLFGGYGYTQDFPVERMMRDAKITQIYEGTNQIQRVVMSRALLR from the coding sequence ATGGCAGCGTGGAGCGGTAACCCGTCATTCGAGTTGTTCCAATTGCCCGAGGAGCACATCGCCCTGCGGGAGGCGATCCGGGCGCTCGCCGAGAAGGAGATCGCCCCGTACGCGGCCGAGGTCGACGAGAAGGCCCGGTTCCCCGAGGAGGCGTTGGCGGCGTTGAACTCGTCGGGGTTCAGCGCGATCCACGTGCCCGAGGAGTACGGCGGACAGGGTGCGGACTCGGTGGCGACCTGCATCGTGATCGAAGAGGTGGCCCGGGTGGACTGTTCGGCGTCGCTGATCCCGGCGGTCAACAAACTGGGCACGATGGGGCTGATCCTGCGCGGCTCCGAGGAACTCAAGAAGCAGGTGCTGCCGGCGGTGGCCTCCGGGGAGGCGATGGCGTCATACGCGTTGTCGGAGCGGGAGGCCGGCAGCGACGCGGCGTCGATGCGGACCCGCGCCGTCGCCGACGGCGACGACTGGATTCTCAACGGGTCCAAATGCTGGATCACCAACGGCGGCAAGTCGACCTGGTACACCGTGATGGCGGTGACCGATCCGGACAAGGGCGCCAACGGGATCTCGGCGTTCATGGTGCACAAGGACGATGAGGGCTTCACCGTCGGCCCCAAGGAACGCAAGCTCGGCATCAAGGGGTCGCCGACCACCGAGTTGTACTTCGAGAACTGTCGCATCCCGGGCGACCGGATCATCGGTGAGCCCGGAACCGGGTTCAAGACCGCCCTGGCCACCCTCGACCACACCCGGCCCACCATCGGCGCCCAGGCAGTCGGGATCGCCCAGGGCGCGCTCGACGCGGCGATCGCCTACACCAAGGAGCGCAAGCAGTTCGGCCGCCCGGTCAGCGACAACCAGGGTGTGCAGTTCATGCTCGCCGACATGGCGATGAAGATCGAGGCGGCCCGGTTGATGGTGTACTCGGCGGCCGCGCGCGCCGAACGCGGTGAGGGCGACCTCGGGTTCATCTCGGCGGCGTCGAAGTGTTTCGCCTCCGACGTGGCCATGGAGGTCACCACCGACGCGGTCCAGTTGTTCGGCGGTTACGGCTACACCCAGGACTTCCCGGTCGAGCGGATGATGCGCGACGCCAAGATCACCCAGATCTACGAGGGCACCAACCAGATTCAGCGGGTGGTCATGTCCCGGGCGCTGCTCAGGTAA
- a CDS encoding TIGR03089 family protein, with protein sequence MIRSVSTEPVNISTAVLDPLLATDPAGPRITYYDDATGERIELSTATLANWAAKTGNLLRDEMGVAAGGRVAVLLPAHWQTAAVLFGVWWIGAEALWGPDVPDGAADAALCTVDRLDQADAAVGLGEIAVLSLDPFGRPVPDLPVGVTDYATAVRVHGDQIVAEPDPGDALNGRSAADVLAAARESAAAQGLNDADRVLSTLGWDTADDLVERLLAVFVAGASLVQVANPDPGLMDRRRATEKVTRG encoded by the coding sequence ATGATCCGAAGTGTGTCAACTGAACCCGTGAATATCTCGACTGCTGTTCTGGATCCGCTGCTGGCCACCGACCCGGCCGGCCCGCGCATCACCTACTACGACGACGCCACCGGTGAGCGCATCGAGTTGTCCACCGCCACCCTGGCCAACTGGGCCGCCAAGACCGGCAATCTGCTGCGCGACGAGATGGGCGTCGCCGCCGGCGGGCGGGTGGCGGTCCTGCTGCCCGCGCACTGGCAGACCGCCGCGGTGCTGTTCGGGGTGTGGTGGATCGGTGCGGAAGCGCTGTGGGGCCCGGATGTTCCCGACGGTGCGGCCGACGCCGCGCTGTGCACCGTCGACCGGCTCGACCAGGCCGATGCGGCGGTGGGTCTCGGCGAGATCGCGGTGCTGTCGCTGGACCCGTTCGGCAGGCCGGTTCCGGATCTGCCGGTCGGGGTGACCGACTATGCGACCGCGGTGCGGGTGCACGGCGACCAGATCGTCGCCGAACCGGATCCGGGGGACGCCCTGAACGGTCGCTCCGCCGCCGACGTACTGGCCGCTGCCCGGGAATCCGCTGCGGCACAAGGGCTCAACGATGCCGACCGGGTGCTGTCGACGCTCGGCTGGGACACCGCCGACGACCTGGTGGAGCGGCTGCTGGCGGTGTTCGTGGCCGGGGCGTCGCTGGTGCAGGTGGCCAATCCCGATCCCGGGCTGATGGACCGCCGCCGCGCCACCGAGAAAGTCACCCGCGGTTAG
- a CDS encoding LCP family protein — MPARLIRALAVATAVVIVLSTGVAWSRIRAFEAGISQISSPLLGQGGEDGAVDILLVGMDSRTDAHGNPLSAEELAALRAGNDVATNTDTIVLVRIPNNGRSATAISIPRDSYVEAPGRGKMKINGVYGEVKFETMKQLVEVQGMDPEVAEPLAVQDARGALIETVAELTGVTVDHYAEIGLLGFALITDALGGVEVCLKNPVYEPLSGADFPAGWQRLDGAQALSFVRQRQDLPRGDLDRVTRQQTVMASLAREVISSKTLSSPATLDRLQRAIQRSVVLSDGWDVMEFVEQLQGLAAGNIAFATIPIVREDGWSDDGMQSVVRVDPQQVRDWVSSLLEEQDEGKTEEIAYSRDKTTVEVLNGTDINGLAAAVSHVLTSNGFSPGPVGNAEDGPADRTEVRVAKQDDRGAREVADQLGDLPIVEDRTVAPGFVRVVLADDYTGPGSGLDGTDPTVTTLQQSSATVGQTVEAAPPPPQIITAGADDPKCVN; from the coding sequence GTGCCCGCCCGACTGATTCGTGCCCTCGCGGTCGCCACCGCGGTGGTGATCGTGCTCAGCACCGGTGTGGCGTGGAGCCGGATCCGCGCCTTCGAAGCCGGGATCAGCCAGATCAGCTCGCCGCTGCTGGGTCAGGGCGGAGAGGACGGTGCGGTCGACATTCTGCTGGTGGGCATGGACAGCCGCACCGACGCGCACGGCAACCCGCTGTCCGCGGAGGAACTGGCCGCGCTGCGCGCCGGCAACGACGTCGCCACCAACACCGACACCATCGTGTTGGTGCGGATCCCCAACAACGGCAGGTCCGCGACGGCGATCTCGATCCCCCGCGACTCCTACGTGGAGGCGCCCGGCCGCGGCAAGATGAAGATCAACGGGGTGTACGGCGAGGTCAAGTTCGAGACGATGAAGCAGCTCGTCGAGGTTCAGGGGATGGATCCGGAGGTCGCCGAACCGCTTGCCGTCCAGGACGCGCGCGGCGCGCTGATCGAGACCGTCGCCGAACTCACCGGCGTCACCGTCGACCACTACGCCGAGATCGGGCTGCTGGGTTTCGCACTGATCACCGACGCGCTGGGCGGGGTCGAGGTGTGCTTGAAGAACCCGGTGTACGAACCGCTCTCCGGCGCCGACTTCCCGGCCGGCTGGCAGCGGCTGGACGGCGCCCAGGCGCTGAGTTTCGTCCGGCAGCGCCAGGATCTGCCGCGCGGTGATCTGGACCGGGTCACCCGCCAGCAGACCGTGATGGCTTCGCTTGCCCGGGAGGTCATCTCGTCGAAGACGCTGTCCAGCCCGGCGACGCTGGACCGGCTCCAGCGGGCGATCCAGCGGTCGGTGGTGCTCTCCGACGGCTGGGATGTGATGGAGTTCGTCGAGCAGCTGCAAGGTCTGGCCGCCGGCAACATCGCGTTCGCGACCATCCCGATCGTGCGGGAGGACGGCTGGAGCGACGACGGTATGCAGAGCGTGGTCCGGGTGGATCCGCAACAGGTCAGGGACTGGGTGTCGAGCCTGTTGGAGGAGCAGGACGAGGGCAAGACCGAGGAGATCGCCTACAGCCGCGACAAGACCACCGTCGAGGTGCTCAACGGCACCGATATCAACGGTCTGGCCGCTGCGGTGTCACATGTGTTAACCAGCAACGGGTTCAGCCCCGGGCCGGTCGGGAACGCCGAGGACGGTCCGGCGGACCGCACCGAGGTGCGGGTGGCGAAGCAGGACGACCGCGGCGCCCGGGAGGTCGCCGATCAGCTGGGCGATCTGCCGATCGTCGAGGATCGAACGGTCGCACCCGGATTCGTACGGGTGGTGCTCGCCGACGACTACACCGGCCCGGGTTCGGGTTTGGACGGCACCGATCCGACGGTGACGACGTTGCAGCAGAGTTCCGCGACGGTCGGCCAGACCGTCGAGGCCGCCCCACCGCCGCCGCAGATCATCACTGCCGGCGCCGATGATCCGAAGTGTGTCAACTGA
- the rfbD gene encoding dTDP-4-dehydrorhamnose reductase, translating into MTNSSAKRIVIPGAGGMVGTVLAGQARTQGRDVAAFTSAQWDITDAAAAEHLIRPGDVVINCAAYTDVDGAESDEDRAHLVNAVGPGHLARACARVGADLVHISTDYVFSGDRREPFEIDDDTTPMNVYGRTKLAGEQAVLSALPSARVVRTSWVYRGDVDGKDFVAVMRRLAAGPDPVNVVADQVGSPTYAADLAAALLQVADGAVDIPVLHAANAGAASRFEQARAVFELVGADPDRVRPVTSDQVPRPAPRPAYTVLSGRRSAEAGLTPLRPWREALASALASAGEPAGYPLRRE; encoded by the coding sequence ATGACCAACAGCAGCGCCAAGCGCATCGTCATCCCCGGGGCCGGCGGCATGGTCGGAACTGTTCTGGCAGGTCAGGCCCGGACACAGGGGCGGGATGTGGCGGCGTTCACGTCGGCGCAGTGGGATATCACCGACGCCGCGGCCGCGGAGCACCTCATCCGCCCCGGTGACGTCGTGATCAACTGCGCCGCCTACACCGATGTCGACGGCGCCGAATCCGACGAGGACCGCGCGCACCTGGTCAACGCGGTCGGGCCGGGGCACCTGGCCCGGGCATGCGCCCGGGTCGGGGCGGACCTGGTGCACATCTCCACCGATTACGTGTTCAGCGGGGACCGGCGGGAGCCGTTCGAGATCGACGACGACACCACGCCGATGAACGTCTACGGCCGCACCAAGCTCGCCGGGGAACAGGCGGTGCTGTCCGCGCTGCCGTCCGCGCGGGTGGTGCGGACCTCCTGGGTCTACCGGGGCGACGTGGACGGCAAGGACTTCGTCGCGGTGATGCGTCGGCTGGCCGCCGGACCGGACCCGGTGAATGTGGTGGCCGATCAGGTCGGCTCACCCACCTACGCCGCCGACCTGGCGGCCGCGTTGCTGCAGGTGGCCGACGGGGCCGTCGACATCCCGGTGCTGCACGCCGCCAACGCCGGGGCGGCCAGCCGGTTCGAGCAGGCGCGGGCGGTGTTCGAACTCGTCGGCGCGGACCCGGACCGGGTGCGCCCCGTCACCAGCGATCAGGTGCCGCGGCCGGCTCCCCGGCCGGCCTACACCGTGTTGTCCGGGCGACGGTCCGCCGAGGCCGGGCTGACACCGCTGCGGCCGTGGCGGGAAGCACTTGCGTCTGCGCTGGCGAGTGCCGGTGAGCCCGCCGGTTACCCTCTACGCCGTGAGTGA
- a CDS encoding glycosyltransferase family 2 protein gives MTYSPGPHLERFLASLEHATERPVTVIMADNGSTDGAPEEALERYPNVRLMRTGANLGYGTAINRAVAEHLADTDPSDFFVVANPDVQWGPNSIDNLLAAAARWPRAAALGPLIRDADGSVYPSAREQPSLIRGGMHAVIGPLWPGNPWTAAYRQDRMEPTERPVGWLSGSCLLLRKAAFDEVDGFDERYFMYMEDVDLGDRLAKAGWQNIYVPSSEILHYKGHAAGRDPARNLVAHHRSTYTFLADRYPRWWQSPLRWTIRGALAVRANLAVGNSRRKQARVRPGEERPARNPARNTDMGTTW, from the coding sequence GTGACGTATTCACCGGGGCCGCACCTCGAGCGGTTCCTGGCGTCGTTGGAGCACGCCACCGAACGGCCGGTGACGGTCATCATGGCCGACAACGGGTCCACCGACGGCGCTCCGGAGGAAGCGCTCGAGCGGTACCCGAACGTCCGGTTGATGCGCACCGGCGCCAATCTCGGGTACGGCACCGCGATCAACCGGGCGGTCGCCGAACACCTCGCCGACACCGATCCGTCCGACTTCTTCGTCGTCGCCAACCCCGACGTGCAGTGGGGGCCGAACTCGATCGACAATCTGCTGGCCGCCGCCGCCCGGTGGCCGCGCGCCGCCGCGCTGGGACCGCTGATCCGGGACGCCGACGGCTCGGTCTACCCGTCCGCGCGGGAGCAGCCCAGCCTGATCCGCGGCGGCATGCACGCGGTGATCGGCCCGCTGTGGCCCGGCAACCCGTGGACGGCGGCATACCGGCAGGACCGGATGGAGCCCACCGAGCGTCCGGTCGGATGGCTGTCCGGATCGTGTCTGCTGCTGCGCAAGGCGGCCTTCGACGAGGTGGACGGTTTCGACGAGCGCTACTTCATGTACATGGAGGACGTCGACCTCGGTGACCGGCTCGCCAAGGCCGGCTGGCAGAACATCTACGTGCCGTCGTCGGAGATCCTGCACTACAAGGGCCACGCCGCCGGGCGAGATCCGGCCCGCAACTTGGTGGCCCATCACCGCAGCACCTACACTTTCCTGGCCGATCGGTATCCGAGATGGTGGCAGTCGCCGCTGCGGTGGACGATCAGGGGCGCCCTCGCCGTGCGGGCCAACCTGGCGGTCGGCAATTCCCGTCGCAAACAGGCACGAGTTCGCCCCGGCGAAGAACGTCCGGCGAGAAACCCGGCGAGAAACACTGACATGGGGACAACATGGTGA
- a CDS encoding sugar phosphate nucleotidyltransferase — translation MVNPAQVDAVVLVGGQGTRLRPLTLSAPKPMLPTAGLPFLTHLLSRIAEAGIEHVVLGTSYKAHVFEAEFGDGSKFGLNIEYVTETEPLGTGGAIANVADKLRFDTVMVFNGDVLSGADLQGLLDTHERSGADLTLHLVRVGDPRAFGCVPTDAHGVVTAFLEKTQDPPTDQINAGCYVFQRHVIDRIPRGRAVSVEREVFPQLLSEGLRICGHVDASYWRDMGTPEDFVRGSADLVRGIAPSPALRGQRGESLVHDGAAVAPGALLIGGTVVGRGAEIGPGARLDGAVIFDGVRVEAGSVIERSIIGFGARIGPRALIRDGVIGDGADIGARCELLRGARVWPGVAIPDGGIRFSTDV, via the coding sequence ATGGTGAATCCGGCACAGGTGGATGCGGTCGTTCTGGTGGGCGGTCAGGGCACCCGGCTGCGCCCGTTGACGCTGTCGGCGCCCAAACCGATGCTGCCCACGGCGGGGCTGCCGTTCCTCACCCACCTGTTGTCGCGGATCGCCGAGGCCGGTATCGAGCACGTGGTGCTGGGCACCTCGTACAAGGCGCACGTGTTCGAAGCCGAGTTCGGCGACGGGTCCAAGTTCGGGCTGAACATCGAATACGTCACCGAGACCGAGCCGCTGGGCACCGGCGGCGCCATCGCCAACGTCGCCGACAAACTGCGGTTCGACACCGTGATGGTGTTCAACGGCGATGTGCTGTCGGGCGCGGATCTGCAGGGCCTGTTGGACACCCATGAACGCAGCGGCGCCGACCTGACGCTGCATCTGGTGCGGGTCGGTGATCCGCGGGCGTTCGGCTGTGTGCCCACCGACGCGCACGGTGTGGTGACCGCGTTCCTGGAGAAGACCCAGGATCCGCCCACGGATCAGATCAACGCCGGCTGTTACGTCTTCCAGCGCCACGTCATCGACCGGATCCCGCGGGGCCGTGCGGTGTCGGTCGAGCGGGAGGTGTTCCCGCAGTTGCTCTCCGAGGGGTTGCGCATCTGCGGCCATGTCGATGCGAGCTACTGGCGCGACATGGGCACCCCGGAGGACTTCGTGCGCGGATCGGCCGACCTGGTCCGCGGTATCGCGCCGTCACCGGCGTTGCGCGGTCAGCGCGGTGAGTCGCTGGTGCACGACGGCGCCGCGGTCGCACCGGGGGCGCTGTTGATCGGCGGCACGGTCGTCGGTCGCGGCGCCGAGATCGGGCCGGGCGCACGGCTGGACGGTGCGGTGATCTTCGACGGGGTGCGGGTGGAGGCCGGTTCGGTGATCGAACGGTCGATCATCGGGTTCGGCGCGCGGATCGGGCCGCGGGCGCTGATCCGCGACGGTGTCATCGGCGACGGCGCCGACATCGGCGCGCGCTGCGAGTTGTTGCGGGGTGCGCGGGTGTGGCCCGGGGTGGCCATCCCCGACGGGGGCATCAGATTCTCCACCGACGTCTGA
- a CDS encoding NUDIX domain-containing protein, with protein sequence MSDPLHASAVRLLTEWRAPDPAQDSLRHAVLSFLAARPDGCRRECAPGHITASALVVDHTGTQALLTLHPRIGRWVQLGGHCEPGDADIRAAALREAAEESGITGLRVDDELAAVHVHPVTCSLGVPTRHLDLQFVVHAPPAAEIACSDESLDLRWWPLDGLPAGADFGLTQLVGRFRRVHDR encoded by the coding sequence ATGAGCGATCCGCTGCACGCCTCGGCGGTGCGGCTGCTGACCGAGTGGCGGGCGCCCGATCCGGCGCAGGACAGTCTGCGGCACGCGGTGCTGTCGTTCCTGGCCGCCCGCCCGGACGGCTGCCGGCGGGAGTGCGCGCCCGGCCACATCACCGCCTCGGCACTGGTGGTCGACCACACCGGCACCCAGGCGTTGCTGACCCTGCATCCGCGCATCGGCCGCTGGGTGCAACTCGGCGGCCACTGTGAACCCGGTGACGCCGACATCCGGGCGGCGGCGCTGCGTGAGGCCGCCGAGGAGTCCGGTATCACCGGCCTGCGCGTCGATGACGAACTCGCGGCGGTGCACGTGCATCCGGTCACCTGTTCGCTGGGCGTGCCGACCCGCCACCTCGATCTGCAGTTCGTCGTGCACGCCCCGCCCGCCGCCGAGATCGCCTGCAGCGACGAGTCACTGGACCTGCGGTGGTGGCCGTTGGACGGCCTGCCCGCCGGCGCCGACTTCGGGTTGACCCAGCTGGTCGGGCGATTTCGGCGTGTTCACGATCGCTGA
- a CDS encoding coenzyme F420-0:L-glutamate ligase, with translation MSTAGGAGQTGSGDHGTAAAIELFPVTGLPQFCPGDDLTAAVAAAAPWLRDNDVVVVTSKVVSKCEGRIIAAPADPEQRDALRRKLIDEEAVRVLARKGRTLITENALGLVQAAAGVDGSNVAATELALLPVDPDASAAALRAGLRQRLGVDVGVIITDTMGRAWRTGQTDFAIGAAGLTVLHGYAGSHDRHGNELFVTEVAVADEIAAAADLVKGKLTDVPVAVVRGLTLRDDGSTARTLVRPGQDDLFWLGTEEAIRLGRSQAQLLRRSVRRFDSEPVPADLIEAAVAEALTAPAPHHTRPVRFVWLQNWTARTRLLDRMKDRWRADLAGDGASPEAVERRVGRGQILYDAPELIVPFLVADGAHHYPDARRAAAEHTMFTVAGGAAVQALLVALAVREIGSCWVGSTIFAPEVVRTELGLPDDWEPLGAVAIGYPAEPAGPRDPAPTEGLLVFR, from the coding sequence GTGAGCACCGCCGGCGGCGCGGGGCAAACGGGTTCCGGTGACCACGGCACCGCGGCCGCCATCGAACTGTTCCCGGTCACCGGTCTGCCGCAGTTTTGTCCCGGTGACGATCTGACCGCCGCGGTCGCGGCCGCCGCGCCGTGGCTGCGCGACAACGACGTCGTCGTGGTCACCAGCAAGGTGGTGTCCAAGTGCGAGGGCCGCATCATCGCCGCCCCCGCCGATCCGGAGCAGCGGGACGCATTGCGCCGCAAGCTCATCGATGAAGAGGCCGTGCGGGTGCTGGCCCGCAAGGGCCGCACCCTGATCACCGAGAACGCATTGGGTCTGGTCCAGGCCGCCGCCGGGGTCGACGGGTCGAACGTGGCGGCCACCGAGTTGGCGTTGCTGCCCGTCGATCCCGACGCCAGCGCCGCCGCGCTGCGGGCGGGGTTGCGGCAACGGCTCGGGGTGGACGTCGGGGTGATCATCACCGACACCATGGGGCGGGCCTGGCGCACCGGGCAGACCGACTTCGCGATCGGCGCCGCCGGACTCACGGTGCTGCACGGCTACGCCGGTTCACACGACCGGCACGGCAACGAGTTGTTCGTCACCGAGGTGGCGGTCGCCGATGAGATCGCCGCCGCCGCAGACCTGGTGAAGGGCAAGCTGACCGACGTCCCGGTGGCCGTCGTGCGGGGTCTGACCCTGCGCGACGATGGGTCCACCGCCCGCACGCTGGTGCGGCCGGGCCAGGACGATCTGTTCTGGCTAGGCACCGAGGAGGCCATCCGGTTGGGCCGCAGCCAGGCTCAGCTGCTGCGCCGTTCGGTGCGGCGGTTCGACTCCGAGCCCGTGCCCGCGGACCTCATCGAGGCCGCGGTCGCCGAGGCGCTCACCGCGCCGGCGCCGCACCACACCCGCCCGGTGCGGTTCGTGTGGCTGCAGAATTGGACCGCCCGCACCCGGTTGCTGGACCGGATGAAGGATCGATGGCGCGCCGACCTCGCCGGTGACGGCGCCTCACCCGAGGCCGTGGAGCGGCGCGTCGGGAGAGGTCAAATCCTCTACGACGCACCAGAACTCATCGTTCCCTTCCTGGTCGCCGACGGTGCGCACCACTACCCCGACGCCCGCCGCGCCGCGGCCGAGCACACCATGTTCACCGTTGCGGGCGGCGCCGCGGTGCAGGCCCTGTTGGTGGCGCTGGCCGTTCGCGAAATCGGCAGCTGCTGGGTCGGATCGACCATCTTCGCCCCAGAGGTGGTGCGCACCGAGCTCGGGCTGCCCGACGACTGGGAACCGTTGGGTGCGGTGGCGATCGGCTATCCCGCCGAACCGGCCGGCCCGCGCGACCCGGCGCCGACCGAGGGGCTGCTGGTTTTCCGATGA
- the cofD gene encoding 2-phospho-L-lactate transferase, translated as MKVTVLVGGVGGARFLLGVQHLLGLGQFSARDAEVDGELTAVVNIGDDAWMFGLRICPDLDTCMYTLGGGIDPERGWGHRNETWHAKEELAAYGVQPDWFGLGDRDLATHLVRTQMLRAGYPLSQVTEALCHRWSPGARLLPASDDRVETHVVVTDPGPGEHAGQQRAIHFQEWWVRHRAKVPTHSFAFVGAEQAKAGPGVVEAITEADVVLIAPSNPVVSIGAILAVPGIRGALRTTPAPVIGYSPIIAGKPLRGMADECLSVIGVPSTSEGVGRHYGSRKHTGILDGWLVHEGDHADIDGVDVRAVPLLMTEPAATAEMVRAGLQLAGLAGERR; from the coding sequence GTGAAGGTCACGGTTCTGGTCGGCGGGGTCGGCGGGGCACGCTTTCTGCTGGGCGTGCAGCACCTGCTCGGCCTGGGGCAGTTCAGCGCACGTGACGCCGAGGTTGACGGCGAGCTGACCGCGGTCGTCAACATCGGTGACGACGCCTGGATGTTCGGGCTGCGGATCTGCCCGGACCTCGACACCTGCATGTACACCCTGGGCGGCGGAATCGACCCCGAACGCGGGTGGGGACACCGCAACGAAACGTGGCACGCCAAGGAGGAACTCGCCGCCTACGGGGTGCAGCCGGACTGGTTCGGGCTGGGCGACCGCGATCTGGCCACCCACCTGGTGCGGACCCAGATGCTGCGGGCCGGCTATCCGCTCTCCCAGGTCACCGAGGCGCTGTGTCACCGGTGGTCGCCGGGGGCGCGGTTGCTGCCGGCGAGCGACGACCGGGTCGAGACGCACGTGGTGGTCACCGACCCGGGCCCGGGCGAACACGCCGGGCAGCAGCGCGCCATCCACTTCCAGGAGTGGTGGGTGCGCCACCGCGCGAAGGTGCCGACCCACAGCTTCGCGTTCGTGGGCGCCGAACAGGCCAAGGCGGGCCCCGGAGTCGTCGAGGCCATCACCGAGGCCGACGTCGTGCTGATCGCGCCGTCGAACCCGGTGGTCAGCATCGGGGCCATCCTGGCCGTCCCCGGCATCCGCGGCGCGCTACGCACCACCCCGGCACCGGTGATCGGGTACTCCCCCATCATCGCCGGAAAACCGCTGCGCGGCATGGCCGATGAATGCCTGTCGGTGATCGGCGTGCCGTCCACCTCCGAGGGAGTCGGCCGGCACTACGGCAGCCGCAAGCACACCGGGATCCTGGACGGCTGGCTGGTCCACGAAGGCGACCACGCCGACATCGACGGGGTGGACGTCCGCGCCGTCCCCCTGCTGATGACCGAGCCGGCCGCCACCGCGGAGATGGTGCGCGCCGGCCTGCAACTGGCCGGTCTGGCCGGGGAGCGCCGGTGA
- a CDS encoding WhiB family transcriptional regulator has translation MDVAPATIDKPADEQWQERALCAQTDPEAFFPEKGGSTREAKRICMGCEVRDECLEYALAHDERFGIWGGLSERERRRLKRGII, from the coding sequence ATGGATGTTGCTCCGGCAACCATCGATAAACCCGCCGACGAACAATGGCAGGAACGCGCATTGTGCGCGCAAACCGACCCCGAGGCGTTCTTTCCGGAAAAGGGCGGCTCGACCCGTGAGGCCAAGCGGATCTGCATGGGCTGCGAGGTCCGCGACGAGTGCCTGGAGTACGCCCTGGCCCACGACGAACGGTTCGGCATCTGGGGCGGCCTCTCCGAACGGGAGCGTCGCCGCCTCAAGCGCGGAATAATCTAG
- a CDS encoding metallopeptidase family protein translates to MRGPLLPPTVPGWRSRAERFDMAVLEAYEPIERRWKDRVSALDVAVDEIPRIAPRDPDSVQWPPEVVADGPVALARLIPAGVDVRGNATRARIVLFRRPIERRAKDSEELAELLHEVLVAQVATYLGVEPSVIDPTIDD, encoded by the coding sequence ATCCGCGGCCCGCTGCTGCCGCCCACCGTTCCGGGGTGGCGCAGCCGGGCCGAGCGGTTCGACATGGCGGTGCTCGAGGCGTACGAGCCGATCGAGCGGCGGTGGAAGGATCGGGTCTCGGCGCTGGACGTCGCGGTCGATGAGATTCCGCGGATCGCGCCGCGAGATCCCGACAGTGTGCAGTGGCCACCGGAGGTGGTGGCGGACGGGCCGGTCGCGCTGGCTCGGCTGATACCGGCCGGGGTCGATGTTCGCGGTAATGCCACGCGGGCGAGAATTGTGCTGTTCCGCAGGCCGATTGAACGGCGGGCCAAGGATTCCGAGGAGCTCGCCGAGTTGCTACATGAAGTTCTGGTCGCTCAGGTCGCTACGTATTTGGGCGTGGAACCTTCGGTCATCGACCCGACGATCGATGACTGA
- a CDS encoding DUF3499 domain-containing protein: MNVPRRCCRPGCPQYAVATLTFVYSDSTAVVGPLATVSEPHSWDLCVGHASRITAPRGWELVRHAGPLPTHPDEDDLVALADAVRERPRTAPPANGVVAGFSDPAPDQPGGAVIAPPRRPESGGRRRGHLRVLPDPTD; encoded by the coding sequence GTGAATGTTCCCCGTCGCTGCTGCCGGCCCGGGTGTCCACAGTATGCGGTCGCGACATTGACTTTTGTCTACTCGGACTCGACCGCAGTCGTCGGCCCACTGGCTACTGTCTCGGAACCGCATTCCTGGGATCTGTGCGTTGGCCACGCCAGCCGGATCACCGCCCCGCGCGGTTGGGAGTTGGTGCGCCACGCCGGCCCACTGCCCACACATCCGGACGAGGACGACCTCGTCGCCCTCGCCGACGCCGTCCGGGAGCGTCCACGGACCGCGCCACCCGCCAATGGCGTGGTTGCCGGTTTCAGCGACCCGGCTCCCGACCAGCCGGGTGGCGCGGTCATCGCACCACCCCGCCGGCCGGAGTCGGGTGGACGCCGCCGCGGCCACCTCCGAGTCCTGCCCGACCCGACCGACTAG